In a single window of the Alosa sapidissima isolate fAloSap1 chromosome 18, fAloSap1.pri, whole genome shotgun sequence genome:
- the LOC121690131 gene encoding broad substrate specificity ATP-binding cassette transporter ABCG2-like, with product MAVDMKPVSVAMEENGYSTPHNSRPKGSTVSFHNINYSVKESRGLLCKRKSTTKDILIDLNGMMRPGLNAILGATGSGKSSFLDVLAARKDPSGLSGEVLIDGAPQPPNFKCLSGYVVQDDVVMGTLTVRENFRFSAELRLPTSIKSQEKEQRVDNLIKELGLEKVANSRVGTQLIRGISGGERKRTNIGMELLIDPSVLFLDEPTTGLDASTANSVLALLKKMANNGRTIILSIHQPRFSIFRVFDHLTLLVAGRQVYHGSANNALQYFKDIGYECEPHNNPADFFLDVINGDATNQKTATDSEVAPDGQRSSPQSIEQHLVEAYKQSADFRETQQELQRITQGGGADRTVVRTITYNTSFCHQFKWVLQRTFKNLMLNPQTSVAQVGVTVFLALIVGAIFFDVKEDQSGIQNRMGALFFITTNQCFSALSSAELFITERKLFIHEYISGYYRVSVYFLCKILSDIITLRTVPAITFSLVAYFMIGFKPTVDAFFVFMLTVALVAYTATAMTMAISADQTVVAIANIFMTIAFVFMMIFSGLLVNLPSIAVWLSWLGYFSIPRYGLTALQINEFSGLKFCQTAPNITLPPGVSCTGEDFLNNQGIDYSTWGLWQNHVALTIMTILFLGIAYLKLRFIKKFT from the exons TGGGATGATGAGACCAGGCCTCAATGCTATTTTAGGAGCTACAGGCAGTGGCAAATCCTC CTTCTTAGATGTGCTGGCGGCCAGGAAGGACCCATCAGGTCTGTCGGGAGAGGTGCTCATTGACGGAGCTCCTCAACCCCCCAACTTCAAGTGCCTTTCCGGATATGTGGTCCAG GATGACGTTGTGATGGGAACACTGACAGTACGAGAGAACTTCAGATTTTCTGCAGAACTTCGGTTGCCCACCAGTATCAAGTCACAGGAGAAAGAACAGCGGGTGGACAATCTCATTAAAGAACTGGGCTTAGAAAAAGTGGCCAACTCACGG GTGGGAACTCAGTTGATTAGAGGGATCTCTGGAGGAGAACGCAAGCGCACTAATATTGGCATGGAGCTTCTGATTGACCCGAGTGTTCTCTTCCTGGATGAACCCACCACAGGCCTTGATGCAAGCACTGCGAATTCAGTGCTGGCATTACTTAAAAA GATGGCCAATAACGGCCGAACCATTATTCTGTCCATCCACCAGCCTCGTTTCTCCATCTTCCGCGTATTTGACCATCTCACCCTGTTGGTGGCAGGTCGACAGGTTTACCATGGAAGTGCCAATAACGCACTGCAGTACTTCAAAGACATTG gctatgaatgtgaGCCACATAACAACCCAGCTGATTTTTTCCTTGACGTCATAAATGGAGATGCTACCAATCAGAAAACTGCAACAGACTCAG AGGTGGCTCCAGATGGACAGAGGTCTTCTCCGCAGTCTATAGAGCAGCACCTGGTGGAAGCATACAAGCAGAGTGCCGACTTCCGTGAGACACAACAGGAGTTGCAACGCATTACTCAGGGTGGAGGCGCTGACCGTACCGTTGTACGCACCATCACTTACAACACCTCCTTCTGCCACCAGTTCAAATGGGTCCTCCAGAGAACGTTCAAGAACCTTATGCTCAACCCCCAGACTTCAGTTGCTCAG GTTGGAGTAACCGTGTTCTTGGCATTAATTGTGGGAGCCATTTTCTTTGATGTCAAAGAGGATCAGAGTGGAATACAGAACAG AATGGGAGCTCTTTTCTTCATTACAACAAATCAGTGTTTTTCCGCACTCTCGTCAGCCGAACTCTTCATCACAGAGCGTAAACTGTTCAT ACATGAGTATATCAGTGGCTACTACCGTGTGTCCGTCTACTTCTTGTGCAAGATCCTGTCTGACATCATCACACTGCGTACAGTTCCAGCCATCACATTCAGCCTTGTGGCCTACTTTATGATAG GCTTCAAACCCACTGTTGATGCATTCTTCGTGTTCATGCTTACGGTGGCATTAGTTGCATACACAGCAACTGCAATGACTATGGCTATCTCTGCGGACCAGACTGTGGTTGCTATTGCCAACATCTTCATGACCATCGCCTTTGTTTTCATGATG ATCTTCTCAGGACTGCTGGTTAATCTACCCAGCATTGCGGTCTGGCTCTCCTGGCTGGGATATTTCAGTATTCCTCGCTATGGCCTCACT GCTCTTCAGATTAATGAGTTTTCAGGATTGAAATTTTGTCAGACAGCACCCAATATCACCCTTCCACCAGGTGTTTC ATGTACAGGGGAAGACTTTCTCAACAATCAAGGCATTGATTATTCAACTTGGGGACTTTGGCAGAATCATGTTGCCCTCACAATAATGACTATACTTTTCTTGGGTATTGCCTATCTGAAACTTCGTTTTATCAAGAAATTTACATAA